The genomic interval TGCCTTCGGGCGTGAGGGTTCGAGTCCCTTCTCGCGCACCAGGACGGCCGCCGGGCAACCCGCCGTCGGCAGTCCGACCCCGGCGCGCACCGCCCCACATGAGGCCACCTGGCAGCCGGTACCCTGAGCCGGTGACCACCACCGATTTCACCCGCAAGGACGGGCGCGCCACCGATGAGATGCGCCCCGTCACCATCACCCGACGCTGGCAGGAGCACGGGGAGGGCAGCGTCCTCGTGGAGTTCGGCCGCACGCGCGTCCTGTGCGTCGCCTCCTTCACCGAGGGCGTGCCTCGCTGGCGCAAGGGCAGCGGCGAGGGCTGGGTGACCGCCGAGTACGCCATGCTGCCCCGGGCCGGCAGCGAGCGCAGCGGCCGCGAGTCCGTGCGCGGCAGGGTCGGCGGGCGCACCCACGAGATCTCCCGCCTCATCGGCCGGGGCATGCGCGGTGTCATCGACGTCGCCGCCCTCGGGGAGAACACCATCGCCCTGGACTGCGACGTCCTCCAGGCCGACGGCGGCACCCGCACCGCCGCCGTCACCGGCGCCTACGTCGCCCTGGCCGACGCCGTCGCCTGGGGCACCGAGCGAGGCCTCATCAAGCCCCGAGCCGGGCGGCCCGTGCTCGCCGACTCCCTGTCCGCCGTCAGCGTCGGCGTCATCGACTCCGTGCCCTGCCTCGACCTTCCTTACGAGGAGGACGTGCGCGCCCACACGGACATGAACGTCCTGCAGACCGGTGCCGGGCGCTTCATCGAGGTCCAGGGCACCGCCGAGCACGCCCCCTTCAGCCGTGACGAGCTCGACGCGCTCCTCGACCTGGCCACCACCGGCAACGCCCGGCTCGCCGAGCTTCAGCGCCGTGTGCTCGACGGGCCCGCCGACCATCCGTTCACGGTCCGCTCCACCGACCCGCAGGCCTGAGATGACCACCGCCTCCCCCCGTCCCGCCGTCGGCGCGGTGCCCGAGGGTGCCCGCCTCGTCCTGGCCACGCATAACCGGGGCAAGCTCTCCGAGCTGCGCGCCGTCCTTGCGCCGCTGGTGCCCGGACTCGCCCCCGAGCAGATCATCTCGGCCGCTGAGCTCGACGTGCCCGAACCGGTGGAGGACGGCCTGACCTTTGCCGCCAACGCCGAGATCAAGGCTCGGGCACTGGCCGAGGCCACGGGGCTTCCGGCCGTCGCCGACGACTCGGGTCTGTGCGTCGATGTGCTCGGTGG from Actinomyces respiraculi carries:
- the rph gene encoding ribonuclease PH, giving the protein MTTTDFTRKDGRATDEMRPVTITRRWQEHGEGSVLVEFGRTRVLCVASFTEGVPRWRKGSGEGWVTAEYAMLPRAGSERSGRESVRGRVGGRTHEISRLIGRGMRGVIDVAALGENTIALDCDVLQADGGTRTAAVTGAYVALADAVAWGTERGLIKPRAGRPVLADSLSAVSVGVIDSVPCLDLPYEEDVRAHTDMNVLQTGAGRFIEVQGTAEHAPFSRDELDALLDLATTGNARLAELQRRVLDGPADHPFTVRSTDPQA